The Patescibacteria group bacterium genome window below encodes:
- a CDS encoding nucleotidyl transferase AbiEii/AbiGii toxin family protein, whose amino-acid sequence MMQTFNSQDNLHKAWMYRLLEAVAEDDYLAQKMYFKGGTCAAMLGWLDRFSVDLDFDFAGSLTEAKQARKRLEKIFKNLDLSIKDQSRRGLQYFLKYENFGRNTLKLEASFPLYQKSQYEPQRLMEINKILICQTKETMFSHKLCALMDRYRKTGKLAGRDLYDIHYFFLKGYDYNVQVIKERTGFEAQDFFANLYVFIKDKITDKIITEDLSYLLSLPKFKIIRKVLKREVLMMLRGEEEKHKKGKHKLEKYKTLTK is encoded by the coding sequence ATGATGCAGACTTTTAATTCTCAAGATAATCTTCATAAAGCTTGGATGTACCGACTTTTGGAGGCGGTGGCCGAGGACGATTATCTTGCTCAAAAAATGTATTTTAAAGGTGGTACTTGTGCCGCTATGCTTGGCTGGTTAGATCGTTTTTCGGTTGACTTGGATTTTGATTTCGCCGGTTCTTTAACTGAGGCTAAACAAGCTAGAAAAAGATTGGAAAAAATATTTAAAAACCTGGATTTGTCCATTAAGGATCAGAGTCGTAGGGGTCTGCAATATTTTTTAAAATATGAAAATTTCGGTCGTAATACTTTAAAACTTGAAGCCTCTTTCCCGCTCTACCAAAAGAGTCAATATGAGCCTCAGCGGTTAATGGAAATTAATAAGATTTTAATTTGCCAAACTAAGGAAACTATGTTTTCTCATAAGCTTTGTGCTTTAATGGATCGTTATCGTAAGACCGGTAAACTAGCCGGTCGAGATCTCTATGACATTCACTACTTCTTTTTAAAGGGTTATGATTATAACGTTCAAGTAATTAAAGAACGAACAGGTTTTGAGGCGCAAGATTTTTTTGCTAACCTCTATGTTTTTATTAAAGACAAGATAACCGATAAAATTATCACAGAGGATTTGAGTTATCTTTTGTCTTTGCCTAAATTTAAAATTATAAGAAAGGTTTTAAAAAGAGAAGTGCTTATGATGTTGCGAGGTGAAGAAGAAAAACATAAAAAGGGAAAACATAAATTGGAAAAATACAAAACATTGACAAAATAA
- a CDS encoding NAD(P)-dependent oxidoreductase: MKYLILGSRGNLGSALMSLASTRPEVKMIGWDSTEVDITDFILLQKKINKLKPDVIINTVAYNRVDECEVSEEAYSQAKLLNVETVKKLGEMALANSATLITYSSDYVFGGSPKENNEGYDENSITSPLNRYGMTKVEGEKELVRLSGMGLSYYIIRTSKLFGPKADSPAAKPGFFEIMKNKALEKEVRVVDGEKSCFTYTPDLAEASLQLLEESLPVGFYHLINTGPVTWYEAVKYFYEKIGAQVDLKPISPQELDRPAKRPTSSILLNTKRPPLRSWQEALDEYLTL; this comes from the coding sequence ATGAAGTATCTGATCCTTGGTAGTCGCGGCAATCTTGGCTCAGCCTTGATGTCTTTGGCGTCTACTAGACCCGAAGTAAAGATGATTGGTTGGGATAGTACGGAGGTGGATATTACCGACTTTATTTTATTACAGAAAAAAATTAATAAACTAAAGCCTGATGTTATAATTAACACCGTTGCTTATAACCGAGTGGATGAATGTGAGGTTTCAGAAGAAGCTTATTCACAAGCCAAACTTTTAAATGTTGAAACAGTAAAGAAATTAGGGGAGATGGCTTTGGCTAATTCGGCTACTTTAATTACCTATTCTTCAGATTACGTTTTTGGCGGCTCACCTAAAGAGAATAATGAGGGTTATGATGAAAATTCAATAACCTCACCGCTTAACCGTTATGGTATGACCAAGGTCGAGGGAGAAAAAGAACTTGTGCGTCTTTCTGGTATGGGACTTAGTTATTATATAATAAGAACGTCTAAACTTTTTGGCCCCAAGGCAGATAGCCCGGCGGCTAAACCCGGTTTTTTTGAAATAATGAAAAATAAAGCTTTGGAAAAAGAGGTTAGGGTGGTTGATGGAGAAAAAAGTTGTTTTACCTATACCCCCGATCTAGCCGAAGCTTCTTTACAACTCTTAGAAGAATCTTTACCTGTTGGTTTCTATCATCTAATTAATACTGGTCCGGTTACTTGGTATGAGGCAGTAAAATATTTTTATGAAAAAATAGGTGCCCAAGTAGATCTAAAACCTATCTCTCCCCAAGAACTTGATCGTCCGGCTAAAAGACCGACTTCTTCAATACTTTTAAACACTAAAAGACCACCTCTTAGATCATGGCAGGAGGCTCTTGATGAATATTTAACCTTATAA
- the rfbB gene encoding dTDP-glucose 4,6-dehydratase: MNILVTGGAGFIGSNFIRHWLKNYPKDFLVNLDALTYAGHLENTADFQNNPNYLFCQGDICDSSLVEKIIKEKAIDLIVHFAAESHVDRSIDSDQVFIMSNVEGTRVLLEAAVRSPRAIRFHHVSTDEVFGALSYDDPPFNEETPYAPRSSYSASKAASDHLVRAYIHTHGLSATISNCGNNYGPYQLPEKLIPRLITRALSNQSLPVYGNGENLRDWIHVNDHIKGLEAIIMKGRAGETYCLGGGRQFSNLEVAKAIAEAVGRTEEALEFVKDRAGHDFRYAIDYTKATRELDWSPKIDFTNGLKETVDWYKENEQWLKIVSKEITI, translated from the coding sequence ATGAATATTTTAGTAACCGGCGGCGCCGGTTTTATAGGCTCAAACTTTATTAGACATTGGCTTAAAAATTATCCAAAAGATTTTTTGGTTAATCTTGATGCCCTAACCTATGCCGGACATTTGGAGAATACGGCTGATTTCCAAAATAATCCTAATTATCTTTTTTGCCAAGGAGATATTTGCGATAGTTCTTTGGTGGAAAAAATTATTAAAGAAAAAGCCATTGACTTGATTGTTCATTTTGCTGCGGAATCTCATGTAGATCGCTCTATTGATTCTGATCAGGTTTTTATTATGAGTAATGTTGAAGGCACACGTGTCTTACTTGAAGCGGCAGTTCGTTCGCCAAGAGCTATACGTTTTCATCATGTTTCTACTGACGAAGTTTTTGGTGCCTTGTCTTATGATGATCCACCCTTTAATGAAGAGACTCCTTATGCTCCTCGTAGCTCTTATAGCGCCTCTAAGGCCGCCTCTGATCATTTAGTTCGTGCTTATATTCATACCCACGGTTTATCTGCCACTATTTCTAATTGTGGCAACAACTACGGACCATACCAACTACCTGAGAAACTTATCCCTCGCCTAATTACCAGAGCCTTGTCTAACCAAAGCTTACCGGTTTATGGCAATGGAGAGAACTTAAGAGATTGGATTCATGTTAATGATCATATTAAGGGACTGGAGGCGATTATTATGAAGGGTCGCGCTGGTGAGACTTATTGCTTGGGTGGAGGACGACAATTTAGTAATTTGGAGGTAGCTAAAGCTATCGCCGAGGCAGTTGGTCGCACTGAGGAAGCCCTTGAATTTGTTAAAGATCGCGCGGGCCATGACTTTCGTTATGCTATTGATTACACCAAAGCCACTCGCGAGCTAGATTGGTCTCCAAAGATTGATTTTACCAATGGTCTTAAAGAAACAGTGGACTGGTATAAAGAGAATGAACAGTGGCTTAAGATTGTTAGTAAAGAAATTACTATATGA
- a CDS encoding dTDP-4-dehydrorhamnose 3,5-epimerase family protein: MEMPGVIIKSLPRYTDERGWLIEIFRNDEFDFKPAMSYVSLTLPGVVRGPHEHVHQSDCFVFVGPGSFDLHLWDRREDSPTKGEYIKITVGEDNPTMVIVPPGVVHGYKCVSQIPAYSINLPDKLYKGPAKAEEIDEIRWEDNLSSPYHID; the protein is encoded by the coding sequence ATGGAAATGCCCGGAGTGATAATAAAGAGTTTACCTCGTTATACTGATGAAAGAGGTTGGTTGATTGAGATTTTTAGGAACGATGAGTTTGATTTTAAGCCGGCTATGTCCTATGTGAGTTTAACTTTACCGGGCGTAGTGCGTGGCCCACATGAACATGTTCACCAGTCCGATTGTTTTGTTTTTGTTGGCCCGGGTAGCTTTGATCTTCATTTATGGGATCGTCGAGAAGACAGTCCGACTAAAGGAGAATATATTAAGATAACGGTCGGGGAAGATAATCCGACTATGGTAATTGTACCCCCTGGTGTGGTACATGGTTATAAATGTGTTAGCCAAATTCCTGCTTACTCAATTAATTTACCGGATAAATTATATAAAGGTCCAGCTAAAGCTGAGGAAATTGATGAGATTCGTTGGGAAGATAATCTTTCTTCGCCTTATCATATAGATTAG
- the asnS gene encoding asparagine--tRNA ligase, translated as MEKDIKKTYIKDLASFLGETVKINGWVYNFRSSGKIAFWQIRDGSGFCQAVLVEDELSKELWTKAGQVTQETSVCLTGLVTKHPKKEEYEIQISDFDFYQIAEEYPIAKKEHGVDFLLQNRHLWLRSNKQWAIMRVRDTLIRATYDFMKEHNVTKIDSPIVTANAGENTTDLFKIQYFEETAYLSQTGQLYLEAAIAAHGRVFDFGPTFRAEKSKTRRHLTEFWMMDAELAFIDLEDNLNFQEELIRYMVKKVLEDNVKELEILERDTTVLNNIDKPFHRLTHQEAVKKLQTLGSDIKDRDDLGADDETKLTESYDNPIFITHYPAEVKAFYMKRDEQDNSRVLGADLLAPEGYGEIIGGSQREEDYETLKRQLEEFGLKPEDYEWYLELRKYGSVPHGGFGFGLERIVAWVCGLEHIREAIPFPRTIYRIRP; from the coding sequence ATGGAAAAAGACATCAAAAAAACTTATATTAAAGATCTGGCCTCTTTTTTGGGAGAAACCGTTAAAATTAACGGTTGGGTATACAACTTCCGCTCTTCCGGTAAAATCGCCTTTTGGCAAATCAGAGATGGTTCAGGCTTTTGCCAAGCTGTTTTAGTAGAAGATGAACTCTCTAAAGAACTTTGGACAAAGGCTGGACAAGTAACCCAGGAAACTTCGGTTTGTCTAACCGGTTTAGTAACCAAACACCCTAAAAAAGAAGAATACGAAATACAGATCTCTGACTTTGATTTTTATCAAATAGCCGAAGAATACCCGATCGCCAAAAAAGAACATGGTGTGGACTTTTTATTACAAAACCGTCATCTTTGGTTACGCTCCAATAAGCAATGGGCAATTATGCGTGTTCGCGACACCCTAATCCGGGCCACTTATGACTTTATGAAAGAACATAATGTTACAAAAATAGATTCACCGATTGTCACCGCTAACGCTGGAGAAAACACCACTGACCTTTTTAAAATACAATACTTTGAAGAAACCGCTTATCTTTCCCAAACCGGGCAACTTTATCTAGAAGCAGCCATAGCGGCTCATGGAAGAGTTTTTGATTTTGGTCCAACTTTTAGAGCAGAAAAATCTAAAACCAGAAGACACTTAACCGAATTTTGGATGATGGACGCTGAACTGGCTTTTATTGATTTAGAAGATAATTTAAACTTTCAAGAAGAGTTAATTAGATACATGGTTAAAAAAGTTTTGGAAGATAATGTAAAAGAACTTGAGATATTGGAAAGAGATACTACTGTCTTAAATAACATAGATAAGCCTTTTCATCGCTTAACCCACCAAGAAGCCGTTAAAAAATTACAAACTCTAGGCTCTGATATTAAAGACAGAGACGACCTGGGCGCTGATGATGAAACAAAACTAACCGAAAGCTATGATAACCCGATTTTTATCACTCACTATCCGGCTGAAGTTAAAGCTTTTTATATGAAGCGAGATGAACAAGATAACTCCAGGGTCTTGGGGGCGGATTTATTGGCTCCTGAAGGCTACGGGGAGATTATCGGGGGTTCACAACGTGAAGAAGATTACGAAACCCTAAAAAGACAACTTGAAGAATTTGGACTTAAGCCAGAAGACTATGAATGGTATTTGGAATTAAGAAAATACGGCTCAGTACCACACGGAGGTTTTGGTTTTGGACTTGAAAGAATTGTTGCTTGGGTCTGTGGCTTAGAACACATAAGAGAAGCTATTCCTTTCCCAAGAACCATTTACAGGATTAGGCCATAG
- a CDS encoding ATP-binding protein, producing MLKSIVYKQKEDRDRLLTKSYIERLKGEKADQLIASDLIKVILGPRRAGKSVFALRLLKDKKFAYFNFDDEAFAGQERIDLDELLTELKVVYGDTKYLLFDEIQNLDKWELFVNRLHRLGYNLVITGSNAQLLSQELATHLTGRHIPIEIMPFCFKEMLIAKEYDYSTDKLFIPQEKADLLKHLNDFLINGGYPEVITKELEPRGYLDVLFDAVLFKDVVKRHKVRFSEQLNNLGSYLMNNFAGLYDMSKLAGFLDFKSKITLDNYLGYLKEAYLIFSLENYSAKARERIRAPRKIYVVDNGFITAKAVQHSPNNGKLLENLVFNEIVKKGKRPNLDLFYYKTKNGKEVDFLLKEGYKLKQLIQVTYDTSAKETEEREIKALIEAGQELGVKDLLVITYNEKREVKKQGKTVVFLPFWEWAYKTT from the coding sequence ATGTTAAAATCAATAGTATACAAACAAAAAGAAGATCGTGATCGCCTCTTGACTAAAAGCTATATAGAACGCCTTAAAGGAGAAAAAGCTGACCAATTAATTGCTTCTGACCTCATAAAGGTTATTCTTGGACCCAGGCGAGCTGGAAAGTCGGTTTTTGCTTTAAGGCTTTTAAAAGACAAAAAATTCGCTTATTTTAACTTTGATGATGAGGCTTTTGCGGGACAAGAAAGAATTGATCTTGATGAGCTTTTAACAGAGCTTAAGGTTGTCTATGGAGATACTAAATACTTACTCTTTGATGAAATACAAAATCTTGATAAATGGGAACTCTTTGTTAATCGTCTGCACCGCTTAGGTTATAATCTTGTAATTACTGGCTCAAACGCCCAACTGCTTTCCCAAGAACTAGCCACTCACCTAACTGGTAGGCATATACCGATAGAAATAATGCCTTTTTGTTTTAAAGAAATGCTAATTGCCAAAGAATATGATTACTCAACAGATAAACTTTTTATTCCCCAAGAAAAAGCCGACCTGTTAAAGCACTTAAACGACTTTTTAATAAACGGTGGCTATCCGGAAGTTATTACCAAAGAACTTGAACCTCGCGGTTATCTTGATGTATTGTTTGACGCGGTATTATTTAAAGATGTAGTAAAAAGACATAAAGTCCGTTTTTCTGAACAACTTAATAATCTTGGATCTTACCTAATGAATAATTTCGCAGGGCTTTATGACATGAGTAAATTAGCTGGATTTCTTGACTTTAAAAGTAAGATAACCTTAGATAATTATTTGGGTTATTTAAAAGAAGCTTATCTGATATTCTCTTTAGAAAACTACTCGGCTAAAGCCAGAGAAAGGATAAGAGCACCAAGAAAAATTTATGTAGTGGATAATGGCTTTATAACAGCCAAGGCCGTACAACATTCTCCCAATAACGGAAAGCTTCTGGAAAACCTGGTTTTTAATGAAATAGTAAAAAAAGGTAAACGTCCTAATCTTGATCTTTTTTATTATAAAACCAAGAATGGAAAAGAAGTGGACTTTTTACTTAAAGAAGGATATAAATTAAAACAATTAATACAAGTTACTTATGACACCTCCGCTAAAGAAACCGAGGAAAGAGAAATAAAAGCGCTAATTGAAGCAGGACAAGAGCTGGGAGTTAAGGACTTACTAGTTATAACCTATAACGAAAAACGTGAAGTTAAAAAACAAGGAAAAACCGTAGTTTTCTTACCATTTTGGGAGTGGGCTTATAAAACAACTTAA
- a CDS encoding valine--tRNA ligase translates to MKDIPKAYQAKDHEEVINKKWEDSGYYNPDNLPLPDSAPTYTLILPPPNVTDKLHLGHASMLAIQDLLIRYHRMKGFRTLWLPGTDHAAIATQAVVEKHLHASTGQTRHDLGREKFLEKVWEFLGQTQGTILSQFRRMGASLDWSRLAFTLDEQRQKAVKQMFVDMYQAGVIYRGERIVNWCPRCHSTLADDEVEYREEETTLYTFKYWPDFPIAISTTRPETKLGDTAVAVNPKDERYSQYVGQEFKGEFCGQSLTIKIIADREVDMAFGTGALGVTPAHSAIDWRLAEKHYVPIIKVINEQGLIGTNLGSYSGLSIKEARTKIVESLRQNNLLTQEETLSHNLSVCYRCDTPIEPLPSKQWFVGVDKPLERFNGLSLKQKAFAIAKEQEISFVPERFHKRYCDWMENLNDWCISRQIWFGHTIPAWYKDGEVFVGLEEPQTEGWIRDSDVLDTWFSSGMWTFSTLGWPDNYKNNKKSGDLLKFHPTDVLETGYEIITLWVSRMIMMSLFALNEVPFKTVYLHGMILDKDGKKMSKSKGNGIDPVMVSEQYGADAVRLSLLIGNTPGVDTRLSEEKIAGFRNVINKLWNIGRYIITREEDGDREEDKAGDKGDDQKDNQKESIGSRNSPADLWLESRLKATVKEVGQRIERYDFSGAGEVLKSFTMDDLADWYLEMAKFEPATDKTTKLRKVFTTLLRLWHPFTPFVTEVMWDYLQQDNSEKKLLMISSWPKEEEITNIMNEEMINNKTVVVKKEEDYKQAELAIGLVKEVIIAIRNLRSEHKVPPGQKIKAYLYSSKRAQELRENSHLIVALRTGLEEVVIKESGSAIERALYTTISGVDIYLDVPVDKEAEKQRLDKETTKLESLILAQTQRLSNEEFKQKAPAKIIEEETIKLKDNQEALIKLKEKMESL, encoded by the coding sequence ATGAAAGATATTCCCAAGGCTTATCAGGCAAAAGATCATGAGGAGGTTATTAATAAAAAATGGGAGGATTCCGGTTATTATAATCCAGACAATTTACCCTTGCCCGATAGTGCTCCTACCTATACCCTTATCCTGCCTCCGCCTAATGTAACAGATAAACTTCATCTTGGACATGCTTCTATGTTGGCTATCCAGGATCTTTTAATTCGTTATCATAGAATGAAAGGCTTTCGGACTCTTTGGTTACCTGGTACGGACCATGCGGCCATTGCGACTCAAGCAGTAGTGGAAAAACATTTACACGCTTCCACCGGACAGACTAGACATGATTTAGGTCGAGAAAAGTTTTTGGAAAAAGTTTGGGAGTTCTTAGGGCAAACCCAGGGGACTATTCTTTCTCAGTTCAGGCGCATGGGTGCTTCTTTAGATTGGTCTCGTTTGGCTTTTACTTTGGATGAACAAAGACAAAAGGCGGTTAAGCAAATGTTTGTTGACATGTATCAGGCTGGGGTTATTTATCGTGGAGAGAGAATTGTTAACTGGTGTCCTCGTTGTCATTCCACCTTAGCCGATGATGAAGTTGAGTATCGTGAAGAAGAAACAACCCTATACACTTTTAAATATTGGCCAGATTTCCCGATCGCCATTTCCACCACTCGTCCGGAGACAAAGTTAGGAGATACAGCGGTAGCGGTTAACCCTAAAGATGAGAGATATAGTCAATATGTCGGACAAGAGTTTAAGGGAGAATTTTGCGGACAAAGTTTAACCATAAAGATCATTGCGGATCGTGAGGTAGACATGGCTTTTGGTACCGGCGCTCTGGGTGTTACCCCAGCCCATTCGGCGATTGACTGGCGCTTGGCAGAAAAACACTATGTACCGATTATTAAAGTTATTAATGAGCAAGGTTTAATCGGAACAAATCTCGGATCTTATTCAGGACTATCTATTAAAGAAGCTAGGACTAAAATAGTAGAAAGTTTGCGACAAAATAATCTTTTAACACAAGAAGAAACTTTATCTCATAATCTTTCTGTTTGTTATCGTTGCGATACCCCCATAGAGCCCCTGCCTTCCAAGCAATGGTTTGTTGGAGTAGATAAGCCGTTAGAACGTTTTAACGGACTTTCTCTTAAACAAAAAGCTTTTGCCATAGCTAAAGAACAAGAGATTTCTTTTGTGCCAGAACGTTTTCATAAAAGATATTGCGATTGGATGGAAAATCTTAACGATTGGTGCATTAGTCGTCAAATTTGGTTTGGGCACACTATACCGGCTTGGTATAAAGACGGGGAAGTTTTTGTTGGACTAGAAGAGCCCCAGACAGAAGGTTGGATTAGAGATAGCGATGTTTTAGATACTTGGTTTTCTTCCGGTATGTGGACCTTTTCCACCCTAGGTTGGCCGGATAATTATAAAAATAATAAGAAATCGGGCGATTTATTAAAATTTCATCCAACCGATGTTTTAGAGACAGGTTATGAGATAATAACTCTTTGGGTTTCTCGGATGATTATGATGTCTTTGTTTGCTTTAAACGAAGTACCCTTTAAAACCGTTTATCTCCATGGTATGATATTAGATAAAGACGGGAAGAAGATGAGTAAATCTAAAGGCAATGGTATTGATCCAGTGATGGTTAGTGAGCAATATGGAGCAGACGCGGTGAGGTTATCTCTTTTAATCGGGAACACACCTGGTGTGGATACGCGTTTAAGTGAAGAAAAGATAGCTGGTTTTAGAAATGTTATTAACAAGCTTTGGAATATTGGTCGTTATATTATAACCAGGGAGGAAGATGGAGATAGAGAAGAAGATAAAGCTGGGGACAAAGGAGATGATCAAAAAGATAATCAAAAAGAAAGCATCGGTTCTCGTAACAGTCCAGCCGATCTTTGGTTAGAGTCCAGGCTTAAAGCTACCGTTAAAGAAGTGGGGCAAAGAATAGAGCGTTACGATTTTTCCGGTGCCGGAGAAGTTTTAAAGAGCTTTACAATGGATGATTTGGCAGATTGGTATCTTGAAATGGCTAAGTTTGAACCAGCTACAGATAAAACGACTAAGTTACGAAAAGTTTTTACGACTCTTTTAAGACTTTGGCATCCTTTTACGCCTTTTGTTACGGAAGTTATGTGGGATTATCTACAGCAAGATAATTCGGAGAAAAAATTACTTATGATCTCTTCTTGGCCTAAAGAAGAGGAGATAACTAATATAATGAATGAGGAAATGATAAATAATAAGACAGTAGTTGTAAAAAAAGAAGAGGACTATAAGCAAGCAGAGTTAGCTATTGGTTTGGTTAAAGAGGTTATTATAGCTATCCGTAATTTAAGAAGCGAACATAAGGTACCACCCGGACAAAAAATCAAAGCTTATCTTTATTCATCTAAAAGAGCCCAGGAGCTTAGAGAGAACAGTCATTTAATAGTGGCTTTAAGAACCGGTCTTGAAGAAGTGGTTATTAAAGAAAGCGGCTCAGCCATAGAAAGGGCTTTATACACAACGATTAGCGGTGTAGATATTTATCTTGATGTACCGGTAGATAAGGAGGCCGAAAAGCAAAGACTTGATAAAGAAACAACTAAACTAGAGAGTTTGATTTTAGCTCAAACACAAAGATTGTCTAATGAAGAATTTAAACAAAAGGCTCCAGCTAAGATTATTGAAGAGGAAACAATTAAACTTAAAGATAATCAAGAGGCTTTGATTAAATTAAAAGAGAAGATGGAGAGTCTTTAA
- a CDS encoding FISUMP domain-containing protein, giving the protein MFLLKNKVNKTSYALIGYTNKPKAFTLIELLVVIAIIGILSTLVVVALGNSRTSARDAKRLNDLKAMANALELYYANNNSYPEADNFSPGATFEAGGVVYMGKVPNNPTPHTDGGCPDNDYTYTQVNSGQSYIISTCLGTQAPNSPATTSTTVTYSPSGMFQCGQTIINDLDGNAYNTVQIGSQCWMKENLNTKIRPNGTCINGGGSPPCPTASVSDNGLGRSCYSNSEVICATDGSLYTWAAAMNGSTTPGVQGICPTGWHIPTDDEFKIMEMYLGVSQAQADTSSWRGTDEGRRLKSERTVNGSPPPGIPTSDHPRWDYYANFGTDTSGFSALPAGLRDTNGSSFSSRSMYANLWSSSPSGGSAWRRGLGSYEARVYRDNVPQTHGYGVRCLKN; this is encoded by the coding sequence ATGTTTTTACTAAAGAATAAAGTAAATAAGACATCTTACGCCTTAATTGGTTACACCAATAAACCAAAAGCCTTCACCCTAATAGAATTATTAGTAGTCATAGCCATCATAGGTATATTATCTACTTTAGTAGTAGTAGCCCTAGGTAACTCTAGAACTAGTGCTAGAGACGCTAAAAGATTAAATGATCTAAAAGCTATGGCTAATGCTCTAGAGCTATATTATGCTAATAATAACTCATACCCTGAAGCAGATAACTTTTCCCCTGGAGCTACCTTTGAAGCCGGTGGAGTAGTTTATATGGGCAAAGTACCAAATAACCCTACTCCTCATACAGACGGGGGTTGTCCGGATAATGACTATACCTATACCCAAGTAAATTCAGGACAAAGTTATATTATATCAACCTGTCTTGGTACCCAAGCTCCCAACTCCCCAGCTACCACTTCTACCACAGTTACATACTCTCCTTCAGGCATGTTTCAATGTGGACAAACAATAATCAATGATCTGGATGGCAATGCTTACAACACTGTCCAAATTGGATCTCAATGTTGGATGAAAGAGAATCTTAACACTAAGATTAGACCAAACGGTACTTGTATTAATGGTGGAGGTAGCCCTCCTTGCCCCACCGCTTCAGTTTCAGACAATGGTTTAGGAAGATCATGTTATTCCAATAGTGAAGTAATTTGTGCTACCGACGGTTCTCTCTACACCTGGGCAGCTGCTATGAATGGATCTACCACTCCGGGAGTCCAAGGCATTTGCCCGACAGGTTGGCACATCCCAACAGACGATGAATTTAAAATCATGGAAATGTATCTTGGTGTGAGTCAAGCACAAGCTGATACTAGTAGTTGGCGAGGCACAGACGAAGGTAGAAGACTTAAATCAGAGCGTACAGTTAATGGAAGTCCTCCCCCAGGCATACCAACAAGTGATCACCCTCGTTGGGATTACTACGCCAACTTTGGTACTGACACTTCTGGTTTTTCTGCTCTTCCTGCCGGCCTTCGAGATACGAATGGCTCGTCGTTCAGCAGTCGTTCCATGTACGCGAATCTGTGGTCATCTTCTCCTTCCGGGGGTTCGGCTTGGAGACGTGGCTTGGGTTCATACGAGGCGAGGGTTTACCGCGATAATGTTCCTCAGACCCACGGGTATGGGGTGCGCTGTCTTAAGAACTGA